A genomic window from Streptomyces sp. NBC_01429 includes:
- the qcrA gene encoding cytochrome bc1 complex Rieske iron-sulfur subunit, producing the protein MSSQEEISQENLPSEQDAAHGAVVTADDPFADPGLPAHQPRIQDIDERAAKRSERLVALLFVLSMLATVAFIASFVAFPVDKSVFVFPLGHVSILHLSLGVTLAVALFCIGAGAVHWARTLMSDVEVADDRHPIEAPPEVKQKVLADFAAGAAESGFGRRKLIRNTMFGALALVPLSGVVLLRDLGPLPEKKLRSTLWARGKQLINMNTHEPLRPEDVVVGSLTFAMPEGLSEHDENFQSEIAKAALMIIRIQPDEIKDKRELEWSHQGIVAFSKICTHVGCPISLYEQQTHHALCPCHQSTFDLSDGARVIFGPAGHPLPQLRIGVNADGNLEALGDFDEPVGPAFWERG; encoded by the coding sequence ATGAGTAGCCAAGAAGAGATCTCACAAGAGAACCTGCCGAGCGAGCAGGATGCCGCGCACGGCGCGGTGGTGACCGCGGACGACCCGTTCGCCGACCCGGGCCTGCCGGCGCACCAGCCGCGCATACAGGACATCGACGAGCGGGCGGCCAAGCGGTCCGAGCGCCTGGTCGCGCTCCTGTTCGTGCTGTCGATGCTCGCGACGGTGGCGTTCATCGCCTCGTTCGTGGCGTTCCCGGTCGACAAGAGCGTCTTCGTCTTCCCGCTCGGCCACGTCAGCATCCTGCACCTCTCGCTGGGTGTGACGCTGGCCGTCGCGCTGTTCTGCATCGGCGCGGGCGCGGTCCACTGGGCCCGTACGCTGATGTCGGACGTCGAGGTGGCGGACGACCGTCACCCGATCGAGGCGCCGCCGGAGGTCAAGCAGAAGGTCCTCGCGGACTTCGCGGCGGGCGCGGCCGAGTCCGGCTTCGGCCGGCGCAAGCTGATCCGCAACACGATGTTCGGCGCGCTCGCGCTGGTGCCGCTCTCCGGTGTGGTGCTCCTGCGCGACCTGGGGCCGCTGCCCGAGAAGAAGCTCAGGTCCACGCTGTGGGCCAGGGGCAAGCAGCTCATCAACATGAACACGCATGAGCCGCTGCGTCCCGAGGACGTCGTGGTGGGGTCGCTGACCTTCGCCATGCCCGAGGGGCTCTCGGAGCACGACGAGAACTTCCAGAGCGAGATCGCCAAGGCAGCCCTGATGATCATCCGGATCCAGCCGGACGAGATCAAGGACAAGCGCGAGCTGGAATGGTCCCACCAGGGGATCGTGGCCTTCTCGAAGATCTGCACCCACGTCGGCTGCCCGATCAGCCTGTACGAGCAGCAGACGCACCACGCGCTCTGCCCGTGCCACCAGTCCACCTTCGATCTCTCCGACGGCGCCCGCGTCATCTTCGGCCCGGCCGGTCACCCGCTTCCGCAGCTGCGGATCGGCGTGAACGCGGACGGGAACCTTGAGGCGCTCGGCGACTTCGACGAGCCCGTCGGCCCTGCCTTCTGGGAGCGCGGATGA
- the qcrB gene encoding cytochrome bc1 complex cytochrome b subunit: MSTTTATDEKSRKAPAGERVADWADGRLGIYSLAKANMRKIFPDHWSFMLGEICLYSFIIIILTGVYLTLFFHPSMNEVEYHGSYVPLQGVLMSEAYASTLDISFDIRGGLLIRQIHHWAALIFLAAMMVHMMRVFFTGAFRKPREINWLFGFLLFVLGMFTGFTGYSLPDDLLSGTGVRFTQGAILSVPIVGTYISMFLFGGEFPGGDFVARFYSVHILLLPGIMLGLVVAHLILVFYHKHTQFAGPGRTNNNVVGMPLLPIYMAKAGGFFFLVFGLITLVAAIATINPIWALGPYRPDQVSTGAQPDWYMGFSEGLVRVMPGWEINAWGHTLVLGVFVPLMIFPLVLVAIAVYPFIESWVTGDKREHHILDRPRNVPTRTAFGVAWLTWYFVLLIGGGNDIWATHFHLSINTITWFVRVAFFVAPVVAFIITKRICIGLQRRDAEKVLHGRESGVIKRLPHGEFIEVHAPLDPAALHKLTAHEQYTPAEIGPTVDENGVERKVSPVEKLRVKLSKGYYGEGNQLPKPTAEEYKEIQSGHGHH; the protein is encoded by the coding sequence ATGAGTACCACGACCGCTACAGACGAGAAAAGCCGCAAGGCGCCCGCCGGTGAGCGGGTCGCCGACTGGGCGGACGGCCGGCTGGGGATCTACTCCCTCGCCAAGGCCAACATGCGGAAGATCTTCCCGGACCACTGGTCCTTCATGCTCGGGGAGATCTGCCTCTACAGCTTCATCATCATCATCCTCACGGGTGTGTATCTGACGCTGTTCTTCCACCCGTCGATGAACGAGGTGGAGTACCACGGCAGTTACGTCCCGCTCCAGGGCGTGCTGATGTCCGAGGCGTACGCCTCGACGCTGGACATCAGCTTCGACATCCGCGGTGGTCTGCTGATCCGGCAGATCCACCACTGGGCCGCGCTGATCTTCCTCGCGGCGATGATGGTCCACATGATGCGCGTCTTCTTCACGGGCGCGTTCCGCAAGCCGCGCGAGATCAACTGGCTGTTCGGCTTCCTGTTGTTCGTGCTGGGCATGTTCACCGGGTTCACCGGTTACTCGCTCCCCGACGACCTGCTATCGGGTACGGGTGTGCGCTTCACCCAGGGCGCGATCCTGTCCGTACCGATCGTCGGCACGTACATCTCGATGTTCCTGTTCGGCGGCGAGTTCCCCGGCGGCGACTTCGTGGCCCGGTTCTACTCGGTCCACATCCTGCTGCTGCCCGGCATCATGCTCGGGCTGGTCGTGGCCCACCTGATCCTGGTCTTCTACCACAAGCACACCCAGTTCGCGGGCCCCGGCCGGACGAACAACAACGTCGTGGGCATGCCGCTGCTGCCGATCTACATGGCGAAGGCCGGTGGATTCTTCTTCCTGGTCTTCGGCCTGATCACGCTGGTCGCCGCGATCGCCACGATCAACCCGATCTGGGCGCTCGGCCCCTACCGGCCCGACCAGGTGTCCACCGGCGCCCAGCCCGACTGGTACATGGGCTTCTCCGAGGGGCTCGTCCGTGTGATGCCCGGCTGGGAGATCAACGCCTGGGGACATACCCTCGTGCTGGGTGTCTTCGTTCCGCTGATGATCTTCCCGTTGGTCCTGGTCGCGATCGCGGTCTATCCGTTCATCGAGTCCTGGGTCACCGGGGACAAGCGCGAGCACCACATCCTGGACCGCCCGCGCAACGTGCCGACCCGTACCGCGTTCGGTGTGGCGTGGCTGACCTGGTACTTCGTCCTGCTGATCGGCGGCGGGAACGACATCTGGGCGACCCACTTCCACCTGTCGATCAACACGATCACCTGGTTCGTCCGCGTCGCGTTCTTCGTGGCGCCGGTCGTCGCCTTCATCATCACCAAGCGGATCTGTATCGGTCTGCAGCGGCGCGACGCGGAGAAGGTCCTGCACGGACGCGAGTCCGGTGTCATCAAGCGGCTGCCGCACGGTGAGTTCATCGAGGTCCACGCACCGCTCGACCCGGCGGCGCTGCACAAGCTCACCGCGCACGAGCAGTACACGCCCGCCGAGATCGGCCCGACGGTCGACGAGAACGGTGTGGAGCGCAAGGTGTCGCCCGTCGAGAAGCTCAGGGTCAAGCTGAGCAAGGGCTACTACGGCGAGGGAAACCAGCTGCCGAAGCCCACGGCGGAGGAGTACAAGGAGATCCAGAGCGGCCACGGCCACCACTGA
- the trpD gene encoding anthranilate phosphoribosyltransferase, whose product MSAVTPVGGDTVSARTWPVVLDTLLNGTDQSADATAWAMDRIMSGAATDAQIAGFAVALRAKGETVEEISGLVRAMYEHARVIEVPGRTVDIVGTGGDGAKTVNISTMSSIVVAGTGAKVVKHGSRAASSASGASDVLGKLGVNLELSPERVAQVAEEAGITFCFAVKFHPALRQVAAARGELGIRTVFNFLGPLTNPAKVRAQATGVADARMAPIMAGVLAERGSSALVFRGDDGLDELTTTATSRIWVVRDGSVTEQPFDPRDVGLSLVPVEALRGADASYNADVARRLLAGETGPVRDAVLLNSAAALVALDPTDDPLELQLAAGIARAAESIDSGAAGRSLARWVEASNA is encoded by the coding sequence ATGAGCGCTGTTACCCCCGTCGGAGGCGACACCGTGTCGGCCCGCACCTGGCCGGTCGTCCTGGACACGCTGCTCAACGGCACCGACCAGAGCGCCGACGCCACCGCCTGGGCGATGGACCGGATCATGAGCGGCGCGGCCACCGACGCGCAGATCGCCGGATTCGCGGTGGCACTGCGGGCCAAGGGCGAGACCGTCGAGGAGATCAGCGGCCTCGTCCGGGCGATGTACGAGCACGCCAGGGTCATCGAGGTGCCCGGCAGGACCGTCGACATCGTCGGCACCGGCGGCGACGGCGCCAAGACCGTCAACATCTCCACCATGTCCTCGATCGTGGTCGCCGGCACCGGTGCCAAGGTCGTCAAGCACGGCAGCCGGGCCGCGTCCTCGGCGAGCGGCGCCTCCGACGTGCTGGGGAAGCTCGGCGTCAATCTGGAGCTGTCCCCGGAGCGGGTCGCCCAGGTCGCGGAGGAGGCGGGCATCACCTTCTGCTTCGCGGTGAAGTTCCACCCCGCGCTGCGTCAGGTGGCCGCCGCGCGCGGCGAGCTGGGGATCCGCACGGTCTTCAACTTCCTGGGGCCGCTCACCAACCCCGCGAAGGTACGGGCCCAGGCGACCGGTGTCGCCGACGCCCGGATGGCGCCCATCATGGCGGGCGTGCTCGCCGAGCGCGGTTCGTCCGCGCTGGTCTTCCGGGGCGACGACGGGCTCGACGAGCTGACCACCACCGCGACCTCCCGGATCTGGGTCGTCCGGGACGGAAGCGTCACCGAGCAGCCCTTCGACCCGCGCGACGTCGGCCTGTCCCTGGTGCCGGTCGAGGCGCTGCGCGGCGCGGACGCCTCGTACAACGCGGACGTGGCCCGCAGACTGCTGGCCGGCGAGACCGGTCCCGTACGGGACGCCGTCCTGCTCAACTCGGCGGCGGCGCTGGTGGCGCTGGACCCGACGGACGACCCGCTGGAGCTTCAGCTGGCGGCGGGGATCGCGCGGGCTGCGGAGTCGATCGACTCGGGCGCGGCGGGGCGTTCGCTGGCGCGCTGGGTCGAGGCGAGCAACGCCTGA